A window of the Streptomyces sp. JB150 genome harbors these coding sequences:
- a CDS encoding SsgA family sporulation/cell division regulator produces MTTVIEQPVEARLVAAAPRMPNIPATLYYDRRDPFAVRMTFPAQATLEGVEVCWTFSRELLAAGQEGPEGQGDVRVRPYGYDRTVLEFHAPEGTAVVHVRSADVRRFLEATRRLVPEGLEDAYLDLDHDLAVLMRDAC; encoded by the coding sequence TTGACCACCGTTATCGAGCAGCCCGTCGAGGCCCGCCTCGTCGCCGCCGCGCCGCGGATGCCGAACATCCCGGCCACGCTGTACTACGACCGGCGCGATCCGTTCGCCGTCCGGATGACCTTCCCGGCCCAGGCCACGCTGGAGGGCGTGGAAGTGTGCTGGACCTTCTCCCGCGAACTGCTCGCGGCCGGCCAGGAGGGCCCCGAGGGCCAGGGGGACGTGCGGGTGCGGCCGTACGGCTACGACCGGACCGTCCTGGAGTTCCACGCCCCGGAGGGCACCGCCGTGGTGCACGTCCGCTCGGCCGACGTACGCCGCTTCCTGGAGGCGACCCGCCGCCTGGTGCCGGAGGGCCTTGAGGACGCGTACCTCGACCTGGACCACGATCTGGCGGTGCTGATGCGGGACGCCTGCTGA
- a CDS encoding ABC-F family ATP-binding cassette domain-containing protein: MHTFLTCTSLSFTWPDGTAVFDGLDASFGPGRTGLVGVNGSGKSTLLKLIAGELTPTDGAVRIAGEVGYLPQNVTLDTSLRVDQVLGIAERRAALHAIEAGDASEEHFETVGDDWDVEERALATLGELGLGHIDLDRTTGEVSGGESVLLRLAALLLRRPDVLLLDEPTNNLDLYARRRLYAAVESWPGVMVVVSHDRELLERVEQIADLRSGQISWYGGNYSAYEEALAVEQEAAERMVRVAEADLRKQKRELADAQVKLARRKRYGQKMWDNKREPKIIMSERKRQAQISAGKHRIMHEEKLAEARERLDEAVEAVRDDDEIRVDLPYTAVPPGREVLTLRELELAYGARVAGLDVRGPERIALIGRNGAGKTTLLRTVVGELAPVSGIVAAHVPLRFLPQRLDVLDGELTVAENVARFAPGATNNRIRARLARFLFRGARADQKAATLSGGERFRAALAALMLAEPAPQLLLLDEPTNNLDMASVRQLVTALESYEGALIVASHDLPFLESIGITRWLMLDGELSEITPEAVGYPA; encoded by the coding sequence GTGCATACTTTCCTGACCTGCACCTCCCTGTCCTTCACCTGGCCCGACGGCACCGCCGTCTTCGACGGCCTCGACGCCTCCTTCGGCCCCGGCCGCACCGGACTCGTCGGCGTCAACGGGTCCGGGAAGTCCACCCTGTTGAAGCTGATCGCCGGAGAGCTGACCCCGACCGACGGCGCCGTGCGGATCGCGGGCGAGGTCGGCTATCTCCCGCAGAACGTCACGCTGGACACCAGCCTGCGCGTCGACCAGGTACTGGGCATCGCCGAACGGCGGGCCGCCCTGCACGCCATCGAGGCCGGCGACGCCTCCGAGGAGCACTTCGAGACGGTCGGCGACGACTGGGACGTCGAGGAGCGCGCCCTGGCCACCCTCGGCGAACTCGGCCTCGGCCACATCGACCTGGACCGCACCACGGGCGAGGTGTCCGGCGGCGAGTCGGTGCTGCTGCGGCTGGCCGCGCTGCTGCTGCGCCGCCCGGACGTGCTGCTGCTGGACGAGCCGACGAACAACCTCGACCTGTACGCGCGGCGGCGGCTGTACGCGGCCGTCGAGTCCTGGCCCGGCGTGATGGTCGTGGTCAGCCACGACCGCGAACTCCTCGAACGCGTCGAGCAGATCGCCGATCTGCGCTCCGGACAGATCAGCTGGTACGGCGGCAACTACTCGGCGTACGAGGAGGCGCTCGCCGTCGAACAGGAGGCCGCCGAGCGCATGGTGCGGGTCGCCGAGGCCGACCTGCGCAAGCAGAAGCGGGAACTGGCCGACGCCCAGGTCAAACTGGCCCGCCGCAAGCGGTACGGGCAGAAGATGTGGGACAACAAGCGCGAGCCCAAGATCATCATGAGCGAGCGCAAGCGGCAGGCCCAGATCTCGGCGGGCAAGCACCGCATCATGCACGAGGAGAAGCTCGCCGAGGCCAGGGAACGGCTCGACGAGGCGGTGGAGGCCGTGCGGGACGACGACGAGATCCGCGTCGACCTGCCGTACACCGCCGTGCCGCCGGGCCGCGAGGTGCTCACCCTGCGCGAGCTGGAACTGGCGTACGGCGCGCGCGTGGCGGGTCTGGATGTGCGGGGGCCGGAGCGGATCGCGCTGATCGGCCGCAACGGCGCGGGCAAGACGACGCTGCTGCGGACCGTCGTGGGCGAGCTGGCACCGGTGTCGGGCATCGTGGCGGCGCACGTCCCGCTGCGGTTCCTGCCGCAGCGCCTGGACGTCCTCGACGGCGAGCTGACCGTCGCCGAGAACGTGGCCCGGTTCGCGCCGGGCGCCACCAACAACCGGATCCGGGCGCGACTGGCGCGGTTCCTGTTCCGGGGGGCGCGGGCCGACCAGAAGGCGGCCACCCTGTCCGGCGGCGAGCGCTTCCGGGCGGCGCTGGCCGCGCTGATGCTGGCGGAGCCGGCGCCGCAGCTGCTGCTGCTGGACGAGCCGACGAACAACCTGGACATGGCGAGCGTACGCCAGCTCGTCACGGCCCTGGAGTCGTACGAGGGGGCGCTGATCGTGGCCAGCCACGACCTGCCGTTCCTGGAGTCCATCGGCATCACCCGGTGGCTGATGCTGGACGGGGAACTCTCGGAAATCACGCCAGAAGCTGTCGGGTATCCCGCCTAG
- a CDS encoding plasmid stabilization protein, with amino-acid sequence MPRGSSPKRERQYEHIKKSAEDRGESTGRAKEIAARTVNKERARSGESRTASRTSTQDMSSGKRGGQRSGKGSQGPTYEQLYQEAKKRNIHGRSDMNKAQLQRALGK; translated from the coding sequence ATGCCTCGTGGTTCGAGCCCCAAGCGGGAGCGTCAGTACGAGCACATCAAGAAGAGCGCCGAGGACCGGGGCGAGAGCACCGGCCGCGCCAAGGAGATCGCGGCGCGCACGGTGAACAAGGAACGCGCCCGTTCCGGCGAGTCCAGGACCGCCAGCCGCACCTCCACACAGGACATGTCCTCCGGCAAGCGGGGCGGCCAGCGCTCGGGCAAGGGCTCCCAGGGGCCCACCTACGAGCAGCTGTACCAGGAGGCCAAGAAGCGCAACATCCACGGCCGTTCGGACATGAACAAGGCCCAGTTGCAGCGCGCGCTCGGCAAGTGA
- a CDS encoding excinuclease ABC subunit UvrA, with protein MSEFISIVGARENNLKDVTLRIPKGRLTVFTGVSGSGKSSVVFDTIAVESQRQLNETFSWFVRNRLPKYEQPQAEALRDLSPAIVVDQRPVGGHSRSTVGTMTDVYSVLRVLFSRHGTPSAGPATAYSFNDPSGMCPRCDGLGRTVQPAWDRIIDPARSLAGGAILFPPFAVGTWQGQTYTNTTDLDVHKPVGEFTDAEREFLLRGRGTKVVIDGSGGSWAHDYEGLADKFERLYLKRDLSALSQKTRDVVARFLVEDTCPQCRGARLNAAALATRINGLSIADCTRMQVSDLIGVLREIGDPVARPIAGAAVAALERIEAIGLGYLSLDRETATLSGGEGQRLKTVRHLGSSLTGMTYIFDEPSVGLHPRDVGRLGDLLLRLRDKGNTVLVVEHDPDVIALADHVVDMGPRAGADGGRVVFEGTPRELARSGTLTGRCLGRRTRLKERTRAASGELWVKGADRHNLRDVTVCFPAGVLTAVTGVAGSGKSTLVAELTGAHPEAVVVDQSSIGISARSTPATYLGVMDTVRRIFARETGADAGLFSFNSAGACDTCEGRGVIYTDLAFMDPVTTACHACEGRRFREDVLRLTVRGRSVADVLEMTAEQALDFFDDSGVRRRLRALRDVGLTYLTLGQPLSTLSGGERQRIKLATRLHRTGAVYVLDEPTTGLHMSDVDGLLALLDRLVDAGNTVVVVEHNLDVVAHADWVVDLGPDGGRDGGRVVFEGTPRDLLAAEGSFTAEHLRRVTGAG; from the coding sequence ATGAGCGAGTTCATCAGCATCGTCGGAGCCCGGGAGAACAACCTCAAGGACGTCACCCTGCGCATCCCGAAGGGCCGGCTGACCGTGTTCACCGGCGTTTCGGGATCGGGGAAGTCGTCGGTCGTGTTCGACACGATCGCGGTCGAGTCGCAGCGCCAGCTGAACGAGACGTTCAGCTGGTTCGTGCGCAACCGGCTGCCCAAGTACGAGCAGCCGCAGGCGGAGGCGCTGCGTGACCTGTCGCCCGCGATCGTCGTCGACCAGCGGCCGGTCGGGGGCCACTCACGGTCCACGGTCGGCACCATGACCGACGTCTACTCGGTGCTGCGGGTGCTGTTCTCCCGGCACGGCACGCCCAGCGCGGGTCCCGCGACGGCGTACTCGTTCAACGACCCGTCGGGCATGTGCCCGCGCTGCGACGGCCTCGGGCGGACCGTGCAGCCCGCGTGGGACCGCATCATCGACCCCGCGCGGTCGCTGGCGGGCGGGGCGATCCTGTTCCCGCCGTTCGCGGTGGGCACCTGGCAGGGGCAGACGTACACCAACACCACCGACCTGGACGTGCACAAGCCGGTCGGTGAGTTCACCGACGCGGAGCGGGAGTTCCTGCTGCGCGGGCGGGGTACGAAGGTCGTCATCGACGGTTCCGGCGGCTCCTGGGCCCATGACTACGAGGGCCTCGCCGACAAGTTCGAACGGCTGTACCTGAAGCGGGACCTGTCCGCGCTCAGCCAGAAGACCCGCGACGTCGTCGCGCGCTTCCTGGTGGAGGACACCTGCCCGCAGTGCCGCGGGGCGCGGCTGAACGCCGCCGCGCTCGCCACCCGGATCAACGGGCTGTCCATCGCCGACTGCACGCGGATGCAGGTCAGCGATCTGATCGGGGTCCTGCGGGAGATCGGCGACCCGGTGGCCCGGCCGATCGCGGGCGCCGCGGTGGCCGCTCTGGAGCGCATCGAGGCGATCGGCCTCGGCTATCTCAGCCTCGACCGGGAGACCGCCACGCTCTCCGGCGGCGAGGGGCAGCGGCTGAAGACCGTACGGCACCTGGGCTCCAGCCTGACCGGGATGACGTACATCTTCGACGAGCCGAGCGTCGGACTGCACCCGCGCGACGTCGGCCGGCTCGGCGATCTGCTGCTGCGGCTGCGCGACAAGGGCAACACGGTGCTGGTCGTGGAGCACGACCCGGACGTCATCGCGCTCGCCGACCACGTCGTCGACATGGGTCCCCGCGCGGGCGCCGACGGCGGCCGCGTGGTGTTCGAGGGGACTCCGCGCGAGCTGGCCCGGTCCGGGACGCTGACCGGGCGGTGCCTGGGACGCCGTACGCGGCTGAAGGAGCGCACCCGCGCGGCGAGCGGCGAACTGTGGGTCAAGGGCGCCGACCGGCACAACCTGCGGGATGTCACCGTGTGTTTCCCGGCCGGGGTGCTGACCGCGGTGACCGGGGTCGCCGGGTCGGGGAAGAGCACGCTGGTCGCGGAGCTGACCGGGGCGCATCCGGAGGCCGTCGTCGTGGACCAGTCGTCCATCGGCATCTCCGCGCGGTCGACGCCCGCCACCTACCTGGGGGTGATGGACACCGTACGGCGGATCTTCGCCCGGGAGACGGGCGCCGACGCGGGCCTGTTCAGCTTCAACTCGGCGGGCGCGTGCGACACCTGCGAGGGCCGCGGGGTCATCTACACGGACCTCGCCTTCATGGACCCGGTGACGACCGCGTGCCACGCGTGCGAGGGGCGGCGGTTCCGGGAGGACGTGCTGCGGCTGACGGTCCGCGGGCGCTCCGTCGCGGACGTCCTGGAGATGACCGCCGAGCAGGCGCTGGACTTCTTCGACGACTCCGGCGTACGGCGGCGGCTGCGCGCCCTGCGCGACGTGGGGCTCACCTATCTGACCCTCGGCCAGCCCCTGTCGACGCTCTCCGGCGGCGAGCGGCAGCGGATCAAACTGGCGACCCGGCTGCACCGCACCGGCGCGGTGTACGTCCTGGACGAGCCGACGACCGGGCTGCACATGTCGGACGTCGACGGGCTGCTGGCGCTGCTGGACCGGCTGGTCGACGCGGGCAACACCGTCGTGGTCGTCGAGCACAACCTGGACGTGGTGGCCCACGCCGACTGGGTGGTCGACCTCGGCCCGGACGGCGGCCGGGACGGCGGGCGGGTCGTGTTCGAGGGAACCCCGCGCGACCTGCTGGCCGCCGAGGGGTCGTTCACGGCCGAGCATCTGCGGCGGGTGACGGGCGCCGGGTGA
- a CDS encoding oxidoreductase → MIAAVAALAALTGAAPARAHDTAPATPPWSSSSSSSSSSWSWSLKDTGTPDVRFRGLAAVGRDVAWVSGTGGTVLRTTDGGASWRNVSPPGATDLQFRDIEAFDARRAVVLAIGEGEASRVYRTDDGGATWTESFRNTDPRAFYDCMTFFDRRHGLAMSDPVDGRFRILATRDGGRSWTVLPDAGMPPALDGEAGFAASGQCLVASGPRDVWLATGGAARARVLHSADRGLTWTATDTPLPAGDPARGVFALAFRDRDRDRDGDGDRDRDRHGGRLHGLAVGGDYRPDQSAPRAAAHTADGGRTWRPATTAPPAYRSGVAWLPHHRAAALAVGPTGTDLTTDAGRTWRTVDTGSYDTVDCAPDRGCWAAGEKGRVAQLEH, encoded by the coding sequence GTGATCGCCGCCGTCGCGGCACTGGCCGCCCTCACCGGCGCCGCCCCCGCGCGGGCACACGACACGGCCCCGGCGACCCCGCCCTGGTCCTCGTCCTCGTCCTCGTCCTCGTCCTCCTGGTCATGGTCCCTGAAGGACACCGGCACCCCCGACGTGCGCTTCCGCGGCCTCGCCGCCGTCGGGCGGGACGTCGCCTGGGTCTCCGGCACCGGCGGAACGGTCCTGCGGACCACCGACGGGGGAGCGAGCTGGCGGAACGTCTCGCCGCCCGGCGCCACGGACCTCCAGTTCCGGGACATCGAGGCGTTCGACGCGCGGCGGGCGGTGGTGCTCGCCATCGGCGAGGGCGAGGCCTCCCGCGTGTACCGCACGGACGACGGGGGAGCGACCTGGACGGAGTCGTTCCGCAACACCGACCCGCGCGCCTTCTACGACTGCATGACCTTCTTCGACCGCCGCCACGGCCTGGCGATGAGCGACCCGGTGGACGGCAGGTTCCGCATCCTGGCCACGCGCGACGGCGGCCGCTCCTGGACGGTGCTGCCGGACGCGGGCATGCCGCCCGCCCTGGACGGCGAGGCCGGGTTCGCGGCGAGCGGGCAGTGCCTGGTCGCCTCCGGCCCGCGGGACGTGTGGCTGGCCACCGGCGGGGCGGCACGCGCGCGGGTGCTGCACTCCGCGGACCGCGGGCTGACGTGGACGGCCACCGACACCCCGCTCCCGGCCGGCGACCCGGCCCGGGGCGTCTTCGCGCTCGCCTTCCGCGACCGCGACCGCGACCGTGACGGCGACGGCGATCGTGACCGTGACCGCCACGGCGGCCGCCTCCACGGCCTCGCGGTGGGCGGCGACTACCGCCCCGACCAGAGCGCGCCCCGCGCGGCGGCGCACACCGCCGACGGCGGCCGTACCTGGCGCCCCGCCACCACGGCCCCGCCCGCCTACCGCTCCGGCGTCGCCTGGCTCCCGCACCACCGCGCCGCCGCCCTGGCCGTCGGCCCCACGGGCACCGACCTCACCACGGACGCCGGCCGCACCTGGCGCACGGTCGACACCGGGTCGTACGACACCGTGGACTGCGCGCCGGACCGCGGCTGCTGGGCCGCCGGGGAGAAGGGCCGGGTGGCCCAATTGGAGCACTGA